In Fundidesulfovibrio magnetotacticus, the following are encoded in one genomic region:
- the nuoH gene encoding NADH-quinone oxidoreductase subunit NuoH yields MTMPDPELLRLGAYLLGFIGFIAFNAAYLVWLERKEAGHIQRRIGPKEVGPYGLFQPVADGLKLMSKQLLVPEGADRFLFRVAPVLVMTPAVMSFVTIPYSDSLAARNLDLGLLAVFAFASVNVLGLLLGAWGSRNKYAVISAARVVSQNVAYEIPMLVVVVTVVMITGTLNLHEVAAAQAGGFWHWNVLRLSASPLMPVAFLIFFTCMLAETNRAPFDMAEAESELIAGAFTEYPGMGFGVFFMGEYANIVVGASLATVLFLGGWGCPFGLFPGLHWFLIKLYAIIFTVIWIRWTFPRTTFYGLLNLSWQVLIPLSFANLILTSALLKVW; encoded by the coding sequence ATGACCATGCCTGATCCGGAACTGTTGCGCCTGGGCGCCTACCTGCTGGGCTTCATCGGCTTCATAGCGTTCAACGCCGCCTACCTGGTCTGGCTGGAGCGCAAGGAGGCCGGACACATCCAGCGCCGCATCGGCCCCAAGGAAGTGGGACCCTACGGCCTCTTCCAGCCCGTGGCCGACGGCCTCAAGCTCATGAGCAAGCAGCTCCTGGTGCCCGAAGGGGCAGACCGCTTCCTCTTCCGCGTGGCCCCGGTGCTGGTGATGACCCCGGCCGTCATGAGCTTCGTGACCATCCCATACTCCGACAGCCTGGCCGCCAGAAACCTGGACCTGGGCCTGCTGGCCGTGTTCGCCTTCGCCTCGGTGAACGTGCTGGGGCTTTTGCTGGGCGCGTGGGGCTCGCGCAACAAGTACGCCGTGATCTCGGCGGCGCGCGTGGTCTCCCAGAACGTGGCCTACGAGATCCCCATGCTCGTGGTGGTGGTCACGGTGGTGATGATCACGGGAACGCTCAACCTTCATGAGGTGGCCGCTGCCCAGGCCGGGGGCTTCTGGCACTGGAACGTGCTGCGCCTCTCGGCCAGCCCGCTCATGCCCGTGGCCTTCCTGATCTTCTTCACCTGCATGCTGGCCGAGACCAACCGCGCCCCCTTCGACATGGCCGAGGCCGAATCCGAGCTGATCGCCGGGGCCTTCACCGAATATCCGGGCATGGGCTTCGGCGTGTTCTTCATGGGCGAGTACGCCAACATCGTGGTGGGCGCGAGCCTGGCCACCGTGCTCTTCCTGGGCGGGTGGGGCTGCCCCTTCGGGCTCTTCCCGGGGCTGCACTGGTTCCTCATCAAGCTCTACGCGATCATCTTCACGGTGATCTGGATCCGCTGGACCTTCCCGCGCACCACCTTCTACGGACTGCTCAACCTCTCCTGGCAGGTGCTCATCCCCTTGTCCTTCGCCAACCTGATCCTCACAAGCGCCCTTCTCAAGGTGTGGTAG
- a CDS encoding NuoI/complex I 23 kDa subunit family protein, translating to MNAYFRDIALGLWSLLAGMAITIRYFFQPVVTLQYPHEAVPMTPRYRGHIDLVFDERTGTNKCIVCNACQKACPSGCISLDGEKREGQKQKSLTRYELDFTKCSLCGLCVEACPTEALMFSKDYNLAAFDENDCRFDLIKRLEERP from the coding sequence ATGAACGCCTACTTCAGGGACATCGCCCTCGGCCTGTGGAGCCTCCTGGCAGGCATGGCCATCACCATCCGGTACTTTTTCCAGCCCGTGGTCACGCTCCAGTACCCCCACGAGGCCGTGCCCATGACCCCGCGCTACCGGGGACACATCGACCTGGTGTTCGACGAACGCACCGGAACCAACAAATGCATCGTCTGCAACGCCTGCCAGAAGGCCTGCCCCTCGGGCTGCATCTCCCTGGACGGCGAGAAGCGCGAGGGCCAGAAGCAGAAGTCCCTCACCCGCTACGAACTCGACTTCACCAAGTGCAGCCTCTGCGGCCTCTGCGTGGAGGCCTGCCCCACCGAGGCCCTCATGTTCTCCAAGGACTACAACCTCGCCGCCTTCGACGAGAACGACTGCCGCTTCGACCTCATCAAGCGTCTGGAGGAGCGCCCATGA
- a CDS encoding NADH-quinone oxidoreductase subunit J family protein: MTTPGSAQDALAGVLFLVFALAALFGAGVAVGARRLVRAVAGLALSFLGVAGLYYFLSSPFVAFMQVLIYIGAVCVTIVFAVMLADTSEAASESPKGKLLTLTGAVCSAGVAAALLFAASTAQWHQQPAQPAPGTLERVGVSLLTTYSMSFELISVVLLVAMLGSLVLARRGRDRQ; the protein is encoded by the coding sequence ATGACCACCCCCGGCTCCGCGCAGGACGCCCTCGCGGGCGTTCTCTTCCTGGTGTTCGCCCTGGCCGCGCTCTTCGGCGCGGGCGTGGCGGTGGGCGCGCGCAGGCTGGTGCGCGCCGTCGCGGGCCTGGCCCTCAGCTTCCTGGGGGTGGCCGGGCTCTACTACTTCCTCTCCAGCCCGTTCGTGGCCTTCATGCAGGTGCTCATCTACATCGGGGCCGTGTGCGTGACCATCGTCTTCGCCGTGATGCTGGCCGACACCTCCGAGGCCGCCTCGGAGTCGCCAAAGGGCAAACTCCTCACGCTCACGGGGGCCGTGTGCAGCGCGGGCGTCGCGGCGGCGCTGCTCTTCGCGGCCTCCACCGCGCAATGGCATCAGCAACCGGCCCAGCCCGCGCCAGGAACCCTTGAGCGCGTGGGCGTGTCGCTACTCACCACCTACTCCATGAGCTTCGAGCTGATCTCCGTGGTCCTGCTCGTGGCCATGCTCGGCTCGCTGGTTCTGGCGCGCCGGGGGAGGGACAGGCAATGA
- the nuoK gene encoding NADH-quinone oxidoreductase subunit NuoK: MNLLGLSQHLETYLVLGALLFAFGLYGMALRRTFIGMLISSELILCGASVNFMAFGRFVAPDQTTGQIVALFVMAIAAAEAAIALSIIIAVYRDFRSIETDAPADLKG; encoded by the coding sequence ATGAACCTCCTTGGCCTGAGCCAGCACCTGGAGACCTACCTGGTCCTGGGCGCCCTGCTCTTCGCCTTCGGGCTCTACGGCATGGCCCTGCGCCGCACCTTCATCGGCATGCTCATCTCCTCGGAGCTGATCCTCTGCGGGGCGAGCGTGAACTTCATGGCCTTCGGCCGCTTCGTGGCCCCGGACCAGACCACCGGCCAGATCGTGGCGCTCTTCGTCATGGCCATCGCGGCGGCCGAGGCGGCCATCGCGCTCTCCATCATCATCGCCGTCTACCGGGACTTCCGCTCCATCGAGACGGACGCCCCGGCGGACCTCAAGGGCTAG